ACAATCCTCCACCGATACCGCAGGCCTACACGGCATCAGTTATCGCGCGGCACTCGCCACAAACCATCACCAGAGAATATTCCGCGCTATTGGGCAGGACAGCCGAGGCACGCTGACAGCCGGAAGCTGTTGACGGGGCAATTCAAGCCAAGACAACAAGCGCGCCAATTGCTACTGGTCCTGCCTACGGCCTCTCCGGGCGGATGGGGCACCCGTCATTTGCCGCAACGAGGATCAATGACCGTGACCACTCCAGACCCGACACTGGACCGCTACCTCAATGGTGATTATGCGGAAAAAAACCCTGACTGGGATTCGGGGGACTCGCCCTGGAAAGCAGGCAAGATAGCGCAGATTTTGCGGGATCACTCCATCCGGCCGCAACGCATCGCCGAAGTTGGCTGCGGCTCGGGAGCCGTGCTGGTGGCCTTGCGTAGCGCTTTCCCCGAGGCTGCTATGGAAGGCTATGATATCGCGCCAGACGCCCAGCGTTTCTGGCCCGAGAGCCGCAAGGCTGGCATTGCCTTCACCCTGGGCGACTATCTCGAACTGGATACGCCGGTGCCGGATGCACTGCTGATCGTCGACGTTCTGGAGCATCTCGGCAATCCCTGGGAGTTTCTCGCCCGCCTCAAAAGCCGCGCGAAACTGATCGTTTGCCATATTCCGCTGGACCTATCCGCCTCGAGTGTGCTGCGGGAGAAG
This sequence is a window from Devosia beringensis. Protein-coding genes within it:
- a CDS encoding class I SAM-dependent methyltransferase — protein: MTVTTPDPTLDRYLNGDYAEKNPDWDSGDSPWKAGKIAQILRDHSIRPQRIAEVGCGSGAVLVALRSAFPEAAMEGYDIAPDAQRFWPESRKAGIAFTLGDYLELDTPVPDALLIVDVLEHLGNPWEFLARLKSRAKLIVCHIPLDLSASSVLREKPLLLVRDKVGHLHYFTKTLAVSLLEESGYEVIEARYTNASLDAPQLSLKTRLAGLLRRVVYALNKDLGVRLLGGETLMVLARPRSGD